AATACTTCAAAGCGGTCGCTATTGCTTTCGAAAGTGGTTACCCAGCTAACTTCCACATCGCCGTTCGTTTTGTAAAGGCCCCTGAAATCGATCAGGCTTACAGGCAGTGAACCGCCGGTGGGGAAAGTGATGGTTACGGTAGCTGTAGGAGAGCAGAGTTGTGCATAACCGTTATCACATACTTTGTAAGTGAAGCTGGTGCTGCTTCCGTTGAAGCCTGGTTTTGGAGTGAACTTGAAAGAACCGTCACCAAAGAGCTCAACTGTTCCGTCAGGGGAATCGTCTACCAGTTCAGCAAACAATACTTCGCCATCCGGATCGTAGTCGTTGTTGGTTACTTCGCCGGTAGCAGTGAAAGTGTTGGTGCCGGGCAGTTCATCATCTTCTGCAACAGGAGCAGCGTTACAGCCACTCTCGTATTTTTTGTTCACACTTACCCAGAATTTGTCGATGCCAAGGCTGGTAGTTGAATTGATGCCCTGGAAATTCACAAACACTTTGAAAATGCCACTACCGATCTCGGGATAGTAGAAAGTTCTGTCGTATTCGTATGTAACGTTGGGATCTGCATTGGTGATCTCAACACTGTCAAGGTAGTTACCATAGATATTGTTGTCAACATCTGTAACATACACTTTGAACCATTTGCGGGCTCCATTGGAAGGGCCGCTTACTTTGTAGGAGAACTTCACGTTCAGGTTTCCCCACATATCCAGAGCAGGCGTAAAGAAGCCTGTTTCCTGTGTAGGGGAAGTGGCGGGCCCCATTACGATGCCGCCATCGCCTTCAATGCCCGGAGTGAAGCCGCTGTTCACATCAGCGCTTTTGAAGATCCAGCATTGTCCAACGAGATAAGTTTTTACCTGATTGAGAGGATAGCCATTACGTGAGTTGAAATTTTCATAAGTCTGGGCCGAAGCGGCGAGAGACATGAATGCACATGCAATGATAAGGAGGGTAGAATTCAGTTTCATACTGTCAACAAGATTTCAGAGTTTTTGAATAAGTTTTAGGCACGGCACGGATTGCCTGTGATCGGGGGCATTCAAAGGAAGTTCGACTTGAAATTTGTTGGACAAAGGAGTTCTATGTAGCTCACATAGCTATTGGACATTTGAGGATAACCTTACTCAGGTTGGGCTGTATAGAGAAATTACTACTGCGAAAAAATTGGAGGAAATTGGTACAGGATAATTTTGAAGCCTGTATTGGACGGAATTGTCGTAGGATGATGAGAATTGAAAGCAAATATAGTCAGCCGGATCATAATATGCAAGACTTAATGTAAAAAAATAACAGATTGAACGGGATTTACGCTGTAATTGTATTGTAATTTGCACGAGATAAAACCTGCTATGCCTCCAGTAATCACGGTCAACCACCTCAGTAAGTATTACCAGGATATTAAAGCTGTTGATGATATATCCTTTACAGTAAACAAAGGAGATGTGTATGGATTCCTCGGACAGAACGGTGCAGGCAAATCCACTACCATCCGAATGCTGCTCACGCTGATCCAGCCAACAGCAGGAACCATCGAGATCTTCGGCATGGATATACGAAAACACCGCGAAGAAATTCTCCGGCAGGTAGGGGCAGTGATCGAAAGGCCAGACCTCTACAAGTACCTCAGCGCCCTCGAAAATCTCAGGCTCTTTGCAAAACTCAGTGGACTGAAACTTTCCGATACTCAGTTGATGTTGCAACTTGAAAGAGTGGACTTACACCAACGTGCACACTCCAAAGTGCATACCTTTTCCCAGGGTATGAAACAGCGCTTAGGGATCGCTGTGGCATTGGTGCATGACCCGCAGCTGGTGATCCTGGATGAGCCAACTAACGGGCTGGACCCGCAGGGTATTGCAGATATCCGCCAACTGATCGTGGAGCTGAGCAGGGAACATGGCAAGACTGTACTGGTGAGCTCGCATCTGTTGAATGAGATTGAGCTGACTGCTACCAGGATGATCATCATCAACAAGGGAAAGAAAATGGCGGAAGGCGCACTGAAGGAAATGTTCGATCCCTCAAAGATGCTCATCGAGCTGCGCGTAGCCAATCCCGATCATACCCTGCAGCAATTGCAGCAATCTGTTTGGAAATCTTTGCTGGTGCAGCAGGAAGCCAACCTGTTCACTATCCGCATGAATGAAACAGACATACCCCGGTTGATAGCAGACCTGGTGAGTATGGGTGTGGCCATCAACAGCCTTCAGCCAAGACATTCGCTGGAAGCCTATTTCCTTTCATTAACAACATCCAACCAGCATGTGGACCATCCTGCAAATTGAGCTGTTCAAAATATTCAAGCGTCCGCGAACCTATATCGCTTTTGTTGCGATTGCAGTGATCGTATTCCTGATACAACTGGCATTCTATGTGGATGGCGGGGCGTATATCAGCTTCCTGATGCAAAGCATCGAGTCGGATTTCCATGTAGAAGGAAAGATCCTGAACGGTTACTTCATCTGTTATTTCATACTGCAGACATTATTGATACATGTTCCTCTTTTGATAGCGCTGATCGGCGGTGATATGATCGCCGGTGAAGCCAATATGGGCACATTGAGGCTACTGATCAGCAAGCCAATAAGCAGGGCTTCGCTTATTACCGGCAAGTTTATTGCTACCATGGTTTACACTTTGCTGTTGCTGGTGTGGATGGCCATCCTGTCGCTCGGCCTGAGCATGCTGATATTCGGTACAGATGACCTGCTGCTTTTCAAAGGAGAAGAAGTGGTGTTGCTCCTGAGATCGGATATCCTCTGGCGTTATGTTGCGGCATTCGGATTTGCAGCCATCGCCATGACAACCGTTGCGGCCTTATCTTTCTTTTTATCGCTCTTTGCAGAGAATTCCATCGGCCCCATCGTGAGCACCATGAGCGTGGTGATCGTATTCACCATCCTCACCAGTATCGATCTTCCTTTATTCAACGCCATGAAACCTTATCTTTTTACCTCCCATATGCTGGGATGGAAAGGTTTCTTTGATGATGATATTTTTTACAACAGTATCGCAAGATCAGCTATCTTTCTGCTGGCGCATATCGGAGGACTGCTGGGATTGTCCCTGGTGATCTTCAAAAAGAAAGATGTGCTGAGCTGATCCAACAATCTAAAACTGTACTGATGGAAAGAAGAAAATTCATGCAGCAATCGCTCCTCGCCGGAGCATCCCTGGCAGCAAGCCCCACCCTGATGGCGTCTTGCTCACAGAACACAGCAGAAGCAGGCAAAACATTCACGATGGATTTTGCCTTTCATGATAATATGTTCAAGAATCATGGAGGCAATGATTTTATAGATCAGATAAAATGGGCGCATGATCAGGGATTCAGGTCCATCGAAGACAATGGCATGATGGCCCGCCCTGTGGAGATGCAGGAGAAGATCGGGAATACGCTGGCGAAACTCGGAATGCGCATGGGCGTATTCGTTATTACTACTGATAACTGGCATTGGAAAACCACACTCACCACGGGAAAGGAAGAATGGGTCAGCAAAATGGAGAAGGATTGCAGAACAGCCGTGGAAGTGGCCAAAAGATGCAATGCAAAATGGGTGACCGTTGTTCCCGGCAATTACGAAAGGAGCCTGCCAATAGAAACGCAAACTGCCAATGTGGTCAGTGCGCTGCGCAAGGCTGCTGATATACTGGAGCCTGCGGGATTGATCATGGTGCTGGAACCCCTGAGTGATAACGAAGATCTTTTTCTTCGCCTGTCAGGGCAAACCTTCAATATCTGTAAAGCGGTGAACAGTCCCAGTTGCAAGATCCTGTATGATATCTACCATATGCAGCGCAATGAAGGCAATCTCATGGCCAATATCGATAAGTACTGGGAAGAGATCAGTTATATCCAGATTGGCGACAATCCGGGAAGGAAAGAGCCGGGCACAGGAGAGATCAATTATACAAACGTATTCAAACATATTTACAACAAGGGATACAGGGGTGTGATGGGCATGGAGCATGGAAATGCGATGCCCGGAAAGGAAGGCGAGATCGCTTTGATCAAAGCCTATCGTGAAGTGGATGTAAAAGCCGGAGCCTGATATGCCGTTCTCTAAATTCAATCATTATGCGAAAGCTTCTTGATACCCGTTGGTTGTTTTTGATAGCAATATCAATGTGCAGTATGACAGCGAAGGCGCAGGATGCAGCAGCGCTGGTGAAGCGCGTAAAAGCAAAGCTGGAAACAGTGAACAATTACGAAGCGAATGGCGTAATGAAAACAAATGTGAGCTTCATCAAAGTGCCGGATTCGAAGATCACGGTGTATTACAAAAAGCCCGATAAGTTCCGCATCAAAAAAGAAAATGGCATCTCCATTATGCCGAAAGGCAGTGTGAGCCTGAATCAGGGCACATTGCTGGCCGGAGAGAATTATACAACAGTTGCAGCAGGCACAGGAAAGGTGGGAGATCAGACGGTGGCTATCGTAAAACTATTACCACTCGATGAAAAAAGTGAAGTAGTAGTTTCCACACTGTATATCGATGAAAAAGATGCTGTGATCAGGAAAGCTGTGACCACTACCAGGAACAACGGCACCTATGAGATTGAAATGAGTTATGGAAAATACGCATCATGGGGCTTGCCTGATAAAGTGGCGTTCATTTTCAATACCAGGGATTACAAATTACCGAAAGGACTTGCATTTGATTATGATACGGGGGAGAAGCCCGCTGCAACTACTGACAAAAATCAAAAAGGAAAAGTAGAAATCTCATACTCCTCTTACACTATCAACAAAGGTATTTCAGACAATATCTTCCAGTAGATTTTCGCAGTTGATTTACGTTCCTGTTTTCAACATCGCGTCGTAATTTGCCAGCTGTTATAGATTGATGTTTATCAAAATGATAGACATTTAGTTGACGGCGGTTATGAATTTATGCATCGTGTATACTATTCACATAATATACCCGTTTGCAATCCGTACCTAAACCCTTTGCGAAAACCGATGTTTCCAAATCCTAAGAAAGCGACCGGAGCTTTATGGGCCGTCATGCTCATTAGCGCCTGCAGCTTTTGTCAGACTCTATTTGTTACAACGCCAGTTGTAACTCACCATGTGACTACAGGTTCCGTGACCAGTCCCCGTCTGAAAGGATCAATCCATCTGCGTGCTACGTACCATTCTATAGTTCCACTGTCCATCCCCATTATCAGTAATGTTTCTTCACTCTTTCCTGCAGAAATTTTCTGTGGAAAACACTTCTGTTGCTTTACAGCAATAAAGTCAAAGACACCCTTAACGCCTAAACGATGTGTATGAACGATTTTTTACGAAAACAAATGATGATGTGGATGCTGGCAATGATCCTGGTTGCCGGATTTACGTTGGATGCAATGTCACAAGCTACAGTCAGCCGTCCCTTTGCTGTGGGTACGGGTAATTGTGGAACAGGAACGCAGATGATCCACTTTTACCATTACAATCCGAGCAGTAACCAGCTTACGAGCGATGTAACGTTGAAGTGTACCCCACAACTCAAAGCAGGGAACATTTCAGGTAATAACATGTTCAGCTCTTACAACTCGGGTGTGTCTTTCAATCCTGCGGATCAGAAAATTTACTACCTGCTGACTTCCACCTACCAGGGGCAGCCCCGCACCTATGTCTGGAGCTGGCCTTTAGGCACCTGTCCGGCAAACGGCAGTAGCAGGCTGGATACAATGATCGCTTTCAAGAGTTATATTCTGGCAATGGTATTCGATACCGATGGAAAAGGCTACCTGCTTGAATTCTCCACCGGCTCCGCTCCTTATCAGACATACATACGCTCCATCGATTTTACAACAGGCGTAGTAGGGGGAAGAGATAACCTGGTACTCACCGGGGGAGCTAAGATCTGGGATTCGGGAAGCGGCGATATCACGATCTCTCCGGGTGGTCAGATGTTTTTTGTGGTGGACAATAAATTATTCACGCCCGATTACCGGAATTATGAAGGTACAGGCAAGAACCTCACCACTACCTATATCGATACTGTAAAAACGTCCGGTAATCTTGTAGGACTTACTTATTCTAATGGCGAAATGATCGGGACCTGGACTACTTCCGGTTGTCCGTTCTATATCATCAACCCTCTCACAGGCGCGCGTTCCAATGTAAACAAACCTACAGGTGTATATGCTGCCAATGACCTGGCAACAGTTGTTTCGGGTGTGGGTTCTGCAAAAAGACTGGTTTCGGTTACACCTACAGGTGTGCCGGACCAATATGAAGTGGAGTATGATGTATATGTTCAGAACTATGGCAACGTCCCTATAACGAGTGTAAAGGTGATGGACAATCTTGCCAATATCAATGGAGCAGCAAACGT
This portion of the Pseudobacter ginsenosidimutans genome encodes:
- a CDS encoding ABC transporter ATP-binding protein, whose protein sequence is MPPVITVNHLSKYYQDIKAVDDISFTVNKGDVYGFLGQNGAGKSTTIRMLLTLIQPTAGTIEIFGMDIRKHREEILRQVGAVIERPDLYKYLSALENLRLFAKLSGLKLSDTQLMLQLERVDLHQRAHSKVHTFSQGMKQRLGIAVALVHDPQLVILDEPTNGLDPQGIADIRQLIVELSREHGKTVLVSSHLLNEIELTATRMIIINKGKKMAEGALKEMFDPSKMLIELRVANPDHTLQQLQQSVWKSLLVQQEANLFTIRMNETDIPRLIADLVSMGVAINSLQPRHSLEAYFLSLTTSNQHVDHPAN
- a CDS encoding LolA family protein, with product MRKLLDTRWLFLIAISMCSMTAKAQDAAALVKRVKAKLETVNNYEANGVMKTNVSFIKVPDSKITVYYKKPDKFRIKKENGISIMPKGSVSLNQGTLLAGENYTTVAAGTGKVGDQTVAIVKLLPLDEKSEVVVSTLYIDEKDAVIRKAVTTTRNNGTYEIEMSYGKYASWGLPDKVAFIFNTRDYKLPKGLAFDYDTGEKPAATTDKNQKGKVEISYSSYTINKGISDNIFQ
- a CDS encoding ABC transporter permease, whose amino-acid sequence is MWTILQIELFKIFKRPRTYIAFVAIAVIVFLIQLAFYVDGGAYISFLMQSIESDFHVEGKILNGYFICYFILQTLLIHVPLLIALIGGDMIAGEANMGTLRLLISKPISRASLITGKFIATMVYTLLLLVWMAILSLGLSMLIFGTDDLLLFKGEEVVLLLRSDILWRYVAAFGFAAIAMTTVAALSFFLSLFAENSIGPIVSTMSVVIVFTILTSIDLPLFNAMKPYLFTSHMLGWKGFFDDDIFYNSIARSAIFLLAHIGGLLGLSLVIFKKKDVLS
- a CDS encoding Ig-like domain-containing protein, with translation MKLNSTLLIIACAFMSLAASAQTYENFNSRNGYPLNQVKTYLVGQCWIFKSADVNSGFTPGIEGDGGIVMGPATSPTQETGFFTPALDMWGNLNVKFSYKVSGPSNGARKWFKVYVTDVDNNIYGNYLDSVEITNADPNVTYEYDRTFYYPEIGSGIFKVFVNFQGINSTTSLGIDKFWVSVNKKYESGCNAAPVAEDDELPGTNTFTATGEVTNNDYDPDGEVLFAELVDDSPDGTVELFGDGSFKFTPKPGFNGSSTSFTYKVCDNGYAQLCSPTATVTITFPTGGSLPVSLIDFRGLYKTNGDVEVSWVTTFESNSDRFEVLRSSDGQKWQTVGTLAAQGNSNVKVNYVFNDKPGNATKKDLYYQLKQVDKDGRVFMSKILIVRVYNKAALKMVSVTPNPVKNDIVVNVQVNESSMIVMKVLTSTGTEVMRKTSKAGAGTNTFTLDNTSGLRPGLYLLEVIINSNERMIVKLLKE
- a CDS encoding hydroxypyruvate isomerase family protein encodes the protein MERRKFMQQSLLAGASLAASPTLMASCSQNTAEAGKTFTMDFAFHDNMFKNHGGNDFIDQIKWAHDQGFRSIEDNGMMARPVEMQEKIGNTLAKLGMRMGVFVITTDNWHWKTTLTTGKEEWVSKMEKDCRTAVEVAKRCNAKWVTVVPGNYERSLPIETQTANVVSALRKAADILEPAGLIMVLEPLSDNEDLFLRLSGQTFNICKAVNSPSCKILYDIYHMQRNEGNLMANIDKYWEEISYIQIGDNPGRKEPGTGEINYTNVFKHIYNKGYRGVMGMEHGNAMPGKEGEIALIKAYREVDVKAGA